The window ACCTGGTGTGCCCCGGTGGCTTTGGCTGCGCTTGTAAGCAGCGTGCGTACCTCTTTGCCTGTTACGTCAAATACCTTCAGGGTAACCTGGCTTGGCTGCATCAGCGTGAAAGAAATATTGGTGCTCGGGTTGAACGGATTAGGGTAGTTCTGATCCAGATCAAACAACGCCGGCACAGCGGCCTCATCTTCATTGGCAACCGGGTTCAGTGGCATGCCAACAAAAATACCACGCCCATGTGTTGCCAGTGCAACGCGCCCATCAGACGTACGGGAGTCGATTGATTCGACAATTGCATTCCCAACACCATCTGCAGATTCCTGCTGCCAGGTTGTGTTGCTGCCATTTAGTGAGATGGTGGAGTAGAATCCGGTGCTTGTACCCACGAGGTAGCCTGTGTCTGCGTTGAGCGGGACAATCTCCACTGCGCGCATGGATGGCCCCGGTGCATTGGCTGTGCCCGTCAGGTTGCCTTCTACAGCTGTCCACGAGGAGCCGCCGTTAGACGTATGATAGAGGCCGATGATGTTATAGTTGGACATTGCCACAAGCACTTCATTTGCATTGTTGGGATTCACTGCAATGCTGTGAATGTAGCCGTCGGACGGTGCGCCCGGAATCGAGACATTTGTTGGTGCACTGGTTGATGTGCCGGCATTTTCAAAGCGATAAATCTGCGGCGTTGCGTTGTCGCCTGATGCAGCAAGGTACAGGACGGTAGCTCCATTGCTGGCTGCAGCATCCAGTGCCGTGTAATCAAATGAACCACTGATCTGCAGGGCGGCCAACTGGGCCCACTGCACGTTGGCAATGCTCCCCGCATTACGCCGCCAGAGCGAGTTGCCAGAGGGGTAATAAATGATGGTCTCATCAACCGGATCAGCAAGGAAGGGGTTGATAAAGAGCTGGTTATTGGCACCCGCCGGCGTGATGTTGTCGAGGAATTGCAAGTCGCCGCTTACGTTGTAGCGATACGCGGAGATATCTCCATTCTGCGTAGAGCCAATGGCATACGACTCACCGAGATACGCAAACGCGCCATCCCCAGAAGTTACATCGTCTGAACCACTTGTGATGGATGTTGTCGGGTCATACCGGAAAAACGGACTCCCGTTATCCTGCGTGCCTCCCAGCAACCGGTCATCATCTGCCGCTGCGGGCAGAGATACGTGATAAAACTGCGTCACGTTGTATCCGTTGTTTTTGTTTTCCCAGGGGAAAGCACCGCTTATGGATACGTCATCAACAAAACTCAGGCCTCCGTCGTGTGCTGACCAAAGTGCGTTCGGGTTAGACAGATCGAAAAATAGCGCATGCTGGTCGGGATGCTGGTTGTTGTATTGTGAGATGTTATTTGCTGTAGCATAGCCGCCAACCCAGCTTGCAACAGAGCTGTTAGGCCGCGTGGCAAACCCATCTCTCGATACATACAGGTTGGTGCCACCAATAAAGACAAGGTTCTCATCCGATGGGCTAACCGCAATGACCATGTTGTAGCCGCGCTGGGTGTACACGTCGCCTACCTGGCCACCAAAGTCTGGAATATTGGCTGTCAGGTCCTGGCTTGTGCCATTAGCAAGATTGAACTTGTAGAGGAATACTTCTTCGGTGTCACCGAAGGCATTGTTCGAATTGGATGTATTGCCTGTGAAGGTCATCATGTAGGCTACATCCGGATTAGAAGGTGCTACAGCAATGACAGAACGATCTGGTGCAGTTGGAAAACTGGCTGGTGTAATTTCTGTCCAATTCAGGCCGTCGTTCGATGAGGTATAGACGCCCGGCTGTTCTCCAACGGTGCTGCTCATGAAGCCGTCCGCAATGACGGCAACGATGGTCCCATCGGATGCGATATCAAAATCTGTCCACATGGGGAAGATTTCATTCCCCAAAACAGACGTCAGGCTGAGGAGGCTGCCTGTGGTTCGGGTGAGGCCAAACCCATTACTGGCAACGAAGACAGTTCCAGTGGTCGGGCTGACGAGCACTTTTGATGTATAGTCGTATGCAGAATCAAAGCTCGTTGGATTTGGGCCTACAGGGGCAAATAACTCCCAGGTTTCGCCATTGTCTGTAGAACGTAGGACACCCTGGCCATAATAGAAGGCACGGAAGCCACGGTCTGAGTTAGAGCCTGAAAATTCTCCGGTTGTGGCATACCAGGTATTGGTATTGCCAGAACGGCGATCCTGGGTGATGAAGGTAATGCCTGCGCCATCTTG of the Bacteroidota bacterium genome contains:
- a CDS encoding T9SS type A sorting domain-containing protein is translated as MMKNTDPRRILYPSVVLGLALLIAFFAWPQNEPGVIEAKKARKQTTKKARAAYFHRMLRDPETGQIPAGIRRLELAHAAQMPKRIDGLNKSGAMPHFSWTEAGPNDVAGRTRAIAVDVNNSNNIIAGGVSGGIWKSTNGGSTWTLKSDPQDGAGITFITQDRRSGNTNTWYATTGEFSGSNSDRGFRAFYYGQGVLRSTDNGETWELFAPVGPNPTSFDSAYDYTSKVLVSPTTGTVFVASNGFGLTRTTGSLLSLTSVLGNEIFPMWTDFDIASDGTIVAVIADGFMSSTVGEQPGVYTSSNDGLNWTEITPASFPTAPDRSVIAVAPSNPDVAYMMTFTGNTSNSNNAFGDTEEVFLYKFNLANGTSQDLTANIPDFGGQVGDVYTQRGYNMVIAVSPSDENLVFIGGTNLYVSRDGFATRPNSSVASWVGGYATANNISQYNNQHPDQHALFFDLSNPNALWSAHDGGLSFVDDVSISGAFPWENKNNGYNVTQFYHVSLPAAADDDRLLGGTQDNGSPFFRYDPTTSITSGSDDVTSGDGAFAYLGESYAIGSTQNGDISAYRYNVSGDLQFLDNITPAGANNQLFINPFLADPVDETIIYYPSGNSLWRRNAGSIANVQWAQLAALQISGSFDYTALDAAASNGATVLYLAASGDNATPQIYRFENAGTSTSAPTNVSIPGAPSDGYIHSIAVNPNNANEVLVAMSNYNIIGLYHTSNGGSSWTAVEGNLTGTANAPGPSMRAVEIVPLNADTGYLVGTSTGFYSTISLNGSNTTWQQESADGVGNAIVESIDSRTSDGRVALATHGRGIFVGMPLNPVANEDEAAVPALFDLDQNYPNPFNPSTNISFTLMQPSQVTLKVFDVTGKEVRTLLTSAAKATGAHQVSFDAAGLPSGSYMYQLEAVSLSSAETIHKESKVMVLAR